The Sporichthya brevicatena genome includes the window CCCGGAGACGATCGCGGCCCTGTGCGCCCGCGCGCGCCGGCCGGACCCCACGGACCCCGGCGTCCCGCCGGTGGCCGCGGTCTGCGTGTACCCGTGGCTGGTGAAGGTCGCGGCCGCCGAGGTCGCCGGGACGTCGATCGCGGTGGCGAGCGTCGCCGGCAACTTCCCCTCGGGGGTTGCGACGGTGGCCGAGAAGGTCGCCGAGACCGAGCGGGCGATCGCCGACGGCGCCACGGAGATCGACCTCGTCGTCGACCACGTCGCCTTCGCGCGCGGCGCCGAGCAGGCGCTGTTCGACGAGGTGGCGGCCGTGCGCGCGGCGTCCCCCGGCGTCCGGCTCAAGGTGATCCTGGAGACCGGCGCCCTCGGCGACCCCGAGCGCATCCGCCGGGCCGCCGACCTCGCGCTCGACGCCGGCGCCGACCTGCTGAAGACCTCGACCGGCAAGGGCCACCCGGGCGCCTCCCCCGAGGCCGCCGGGATCCTCTGGGCCGCCGCGAGCGAGTACGCCGTCCGCCGCGGCCGCCGCGTCGGCGTCAAGGTCTCCGGCGGCGTCCGAACCCCCGCGGACGCCCTCGCCTACCTGGAGCAGGCCGAGGCCGCCCTCGGCGCCCCCGCGACCCCTGCGACGTTCCGGATCGGCGCCTCCGCCCTCGTCGACGCCCTCGTCACCGCCCTGCGCCCCTGACGCCGCAACGTTGTCAAGAAAGGGTGACACCCCTTACTGCGCAGTAAGGGGTGTCACCCTTTTTTGACAGAGGTCAGCGGGAGGGGGCGTCGCCCGGGCCGGCGGGGCCGCCTGAGCCGCCGGGGGCACCGGAGTCGTCGCGGCGGGGGACGACCTTGCGGACGAGGCGGCCGGTCATCGACAGCGACATCGAGAGCACCTCGGTCGCGGCGACAGCGGTACCGGTGGTCACGCGGGTGGCCCTGCGGATCAGGTCACCACCCGGCATCTTCCGCGGCTCGCCCATGGGGGCCTCCTGCGTCGATCGGTCCCGGCCGTGCGGGTCACCGGGTCTCCGGCGAGGTCAGCCTAGCCCCGTCACCCGCGACATCGCCGCCTCCGCGCGCAGCGCCGCGAATCCCGGCTTGATGACCTCGTTGATCAGCAGCAGCCGGTCGTCGAACGGCAGGAACGAGGACTTCATCGCGTTGACCGTGAACCACTCGATGTCGATCAGCCCGTAACCGAACTCCTCGACGAGCAGGCCGAACTCGCGGCTCAGCGTCGTCCCGCCGAGCAGCCGGTTGTCGGTGTTGACGGTGACGCGGAACTGCAGGTCGCGCAGCAGCCCGATCGGGTGGGCGGCGATCGAGGCGGCCGCGCCGGTCTGCACGTTGCTCGACGGGCACATCTCCAGCGGGATGCGCTTGTCGCGCACGTACGCCGCGAGCCGCCCGAGCTTGATGGGCTCGCCGTCGCGGCCCCCGGCGATGTCGTCGACGATCCGCACGCCGTGCCCGAGCCGGTCGGCGCCGCACCACTGGATCGCCTGCCAGATCGACGGCAGGCCGAAGGCCTCACCGGCGTGGATCGTGAAGTGGAAGTTCTCGCGCTGCAGGTACTCGAACGCGTCGAGGTGCCGGGTGGGTGGGAAACCGGCCTCGGCGCCGGCGATGTCGAAGCCGACGACACCGTGGTCGCGGTACCGGATCGCGAGCTCCGCGATCTCCTGCGAGCGCGCCTGGTGGCGCATGGCGGTGAGCAGGGCACCGATTCGGATGCGCCGACCGGCGGCGGCCGCCGCGCGCTCCCCCGCCCGGAATCCCGCCAGCGTCGCCTCGACGACCTCGTCCAGAGTCAGCCCGGCCGCGAGGTGCTGCTCCGGCGCGTAGCGGATCTCGGCGTACACGACGCCGTCGGCCGCGAGGTCCTCGGCGCACTCGGCGGCGATGCGGTGCAGCGACTCGGCCGTCTGCATCACCGCGACCGTGTGCCCGAACGTCTCCAGGTACCGCTCCAGCGACCCGGAGTTCGCGGCGTCGACGAACCAACGCCCCAGGGCGTCGGGCTCGGAGTGCGGGAGGCCGGAATACCCGCAGGCGTCGGCCAGCTCGAGCATCGTCGCGGGGCGCAGCCCGCCGTCGAGGTGGTCGTGCAGAAGGACCTTGGGGGCACGCCGGACGACGTCGTCGTCCCAGGCCGCACCCGACTGCGCGGAGTGTCGTGCTGCCATGACTCACGTTACGTCGTGGGGGGCCGTTCGATCCGGCGTTCGCGAGAATCCGGCTATCCGACCCGCCCACGGATCAGCGGCGGCACCGGTTCCGCGGCCGGGCCGACGGTGAACGCCTCCGCGAGCGCGTCGACGGCACCGGGGATCCGAGCGGCGTCGTCGGTCGCGAGGACGGCCAGCACATCACCGGCGCGAACCTGATCCCCACGGGACTGACGCAGCGTCACTCCAGCCGCGGCCGAGACCGGGTTCTCCTTGCGGGCACGCCCCGCGCCGAGGCGCCAGGCCGCGATCCCGACGGCGAAGGCGTCGACGCCGGTGAGCACACCGGAGGTCTCGGCCCGGATCTCGTGGTGCTCGGCGGCCACGGGCAGCGGGGCGTCGGGGTCCCCGCCCTGCGCGGTGACCATCCGCCGCCAGACGTCCATCGCGCGGCCGTCGGCGAGCACGTCGGCGGGGTCGACCCGGTCGAGACCGACGAGCGTGAGCATCTCCCGGGCCAGCGCCAGCGTCAGCTCGACGACGTCCGCCGGTCCGCCCCCGGCGAGGACCTCGACGGCCTCGGCGACCTCGAGGGCGTTGCCCGCGGTTCGCCCGAGCGGCGCGGACATGTCGGTGAGCAAAGCGGCGGTGCGCACACCGGAGTCCGTGCCGAGCGCGACCATCGTCTCGGCCAGTTCGCGGGCGTGCTCCTCAGTCTTCATGAAGGCGCCGGACCCGACCTTCACGTCGAGCACGAGCGCGCCCGTGCCCTCGGCGATCTTCTTGCTCAGGATGGAGGCGGCGATGAGCGGGATCGACTCGACCGTGCCGGTGACGTCCCGCAACGCGTAGAGCCGCGCATCGGCCGGAGCGAGGTCGGGCCCCGCGGCGGCCACGACGGCGCCGACGTCCCGCAGCTGTGCTTCGAACTGATCCTTCGTCAGATCAGAGCGCCAGCCGGGGATCGCCTCCAGCTTGTCGAGCGTGCCGCCGGTGTGTCCGAGGCCGCGGCCGGACAGCTGCGGAACCGCCGCCCCGCACGCGGCGACCAGCGGCGTCAGCACGAGGGTGATCTTGTCCCCCACCCCGCCGGTCGAGTGCTTGTCGACCGTCGGCCGGTCGAGGTCCGGGATCGTGACGCGGCGTCCGGAGTCGATCATCGCCGCGGTCCAGCGCGCGACCTCCCGCCGATCCATGCCACGCCAGCAGATCGCCATCGCGAGCGCCGCCATCTGCTCCTCGGCGACCTCGCCGCGGACGTAGGCGTCGAGCACCCAGTCGATCTGCGCGTCGGTCAGCGCCGCGCCGTCCCGTTTCGCGCGGATGACGGAGACCGCGTCCAGCGCCGTCATCGCGGCAGGTCCGCGGGTCCGAAGGAGTCCGGCAGCAGGTCCCCGAGCGGCCGCGGGCCGCCGGGGGTGTCGACCAGACACTCCGGCCCGCCGTGCTCCAGCAGCACCT containing:
- a CDS encoding thymidine phosphorylase, with translation MTALDAVSVIRAKRDGAALTDAQIDWVLDAYVRGEVAEEQMAALAMAICWRGMDRREVARWTAAMIDSGRRVTIPDLDRPTVDKHSTGGVGDKITLVLTPLVAACGAAVPQLSGRGLGHTGGTLDKLEAIPGWRSDLTKDQFEAQLRDVGAVVAAAGPDLAPADARLYALRDVTGTVESIPLIAASILSKKIAEGTGALVLDVKVGSGAFMKTEEHARELAETMVALGTDSGVRTAALLTDMSAPLGRTAGNALEVAEAVEVLAGGGPADVVELTLALAREMLTLVGLDRVDPADVLADGRAMDVWRRMVTAQGGDPDAPLPVAAEHHEIRAETSGVLTGVDAFAVGIAAWRLGAGRARKENPVSAAAGVTLRQSRGDQVRAGDVLAVLATDDAARIPGAVDALAEAFTVGPAAEPVPPLIRGRVG
- a CDS encoding adenosine deaminase; protein product: MAARHSAQSGAAWDDDVVRRAPKVLLHDHLDGGLRPATMLELADACGYSGLPHSEPDALGRWFVDAANSGSLERYLETFGHTVAVMQTAESLHRIAAECAEDLAADGVVYAEIRYAPEQHLAAGLTLDEVVEATLAGFRAGERAAAAAGRRIRIGALLTAMRHQARSQEIAELAIRYRDHGVVGFDIAGAEAGFPPTRHLDAFEYLQRENFHFTIHAGEAFGLPSIWQAIQWCGADRLGHGVRIVDDIAGGRDGEPIKLGRLAAYVRDKRIPLEMCPSSNVQTGAAASIAAHPIGLLRDLQFRVTVNTDNRLLGGTTLSREFGLLVEEFGYGLIDIEWFTVNAMKSSFLPFDDRLLLINEVIKPGFAALRAEAAMSRVTGLG
- the deoC gene encoding deoxyribose-phosphate aldolase, with the translated sequence MSGTRERLVQLLTLTDLTSLELSDTPETIAALCARARRPDPTDPGVPPVAAVCVYPWLVKVAAAEVAGTSIAVASVAGNFPSGVATVAEKVAETERAIADGATEIDLVVDHVAFARGAEQALFDEVAAVRAASPGVRLKVILETGALGDPERIRRAADLALDAGADLLKTSTGKGHPGASPEAAGILWAAASEYAVRRGRRVGVKVSGGVRTPADALAYLEQAEAALGAPATPATFRIGASALVDALVTALRP